The Pandoraea vervacti DNA window GCCCGATAGCCTACGGTCTACCTTTCGACCTCCGTTGCCGCCGCTGGCGTCGAGAACTCAAGCCCCACGCAGGAATGCAATGATCGAACGCCCGACGTCTCCCCCTGAACCTCAGCCGGTTTCCGGCAAAGTCACCCGCAGCGCCATCTTCCTCGTCGCCACGATTCGCGACGATGAGGCCGCGCACGCCGCCGTGCGAGGCTGGTGTGCCGATGCCGCCGCTTATGTGCGCGCGGTCGGCAAGCGCGTGCCGACGGGCAATCTGTCGTGCGTGGTCGGCTTTAGCGACAACGCCTGGGATCGCCTGTTTGGCGCGCCGCGCCCGGCGGAGCTTCATCCGTTTCGGGAGTTCGGCTCGGGCAAGCGTCACGCCCCCGCCACGCCGGGCGACCTGCTGCTGCACATTCGCGCCGAGCAGATGGACCTGTGCTTCGATCTCGCCACGCTCATGCTGGGCAAGCTGGGCGACGCCGTGACCGTGGTCGACGAAGTCCATGGCTTCCGCTATTTCGATATGCGCGCCATGATCGGCTTCGTCGATGGCACCGAGAATCCGGAAGGCCAGGAGGCGCTCGATTTCACGGTGATGGGCGACGAAGACCCCGAGTTCGCCGGTGGCAGTTACGTGCTGGTGCAGAAGTATCTGCACGACATGACGGGCTGGAACGCACTGCCGGTCGAAGTGCAGGAGCGCATTATCGGCCGCACCAAATTTTCGGACGTCGAACTCGACGAGGATGTGAAGCCGAGCAATTCTCACAGCGCGCTGACCACGCTCGAAGTGGACGGCAAGGAAGTGAAGATCCTGCGCGACAACATGCCGTTCGGGCGGCCCGGATCGGGCGAGTTCGGCACGTTTTTTATCGGATACGCCCGCTCGCCCTGGCCCATCGAGCAAATGCTGGAGAACATGTTCGTCGGCAAACCGCCCGGCAACTACGACCGCCTGTTGGACTTCAGCACGGCCGTGACCGGCGGACTGTTCTTCGTGCCCTCGGCGGGCCTGCTCGAAGCGTTGGCAGAGCGCTCGCCCCAGGCGGCTGCGGTCGAATCGGCTAACGTCATTCAAACCCTGATCGATGCACAGCCGTCGAGCGTTCAGGTGCTCGACAGGTCTGCTGCCACGGCGGCAACGGTGCGAACCACTTCTCATCAGGCGAGTCCCGCCATTGCGGACGGCTCGTTGCAAATCGGATCGCTCAAAGGAGTTTCTCAGGCATGAACAACCTGCATCGCGAACTGGCCCCCATTTCGAGCGCCGCGTGGGCGCAAATCGAAGAAGAGGTGGCCCGTACATTCAAGCGCACGGTGGCCGCGCGCCGCGTCGTCGACGTCAAGGGCCCGAGCGGTCTGGCGCTCTCCGGTGTCGGCACCGGTCATCAGCAGCCCATCGACGCGCCGCTCGACGGCGTGAGCGCGCGTCAGCGCGAGGTGCTGCCGCTCGTGGTGCTGCGCGTGCCGTTCGAGCTCTCGCGCGAAGCGATCGACGATGTCGAGCGTGGCGCGAACGATTCGGACTGGCAACCGGCCAAGGACGCAGCGATCAAGCTGGCGTACGCCGAAGACCGAGCCATCTTCGACGGCTACGAAGCCGCGCGTATTACCGGTGTGCGTCAGGGGTCCTCGAATCCCGTGCTGCCGCTGCCGGACGACATCGCCGATTACCCGACGGTCATTGCCAAGGCGCTGGAGCAACTGCGCCTGGAAGGCGTCGACGGTCCGTACAGTGTGCTGCTGGGCGCCGACGCGTACACCGCCGTGGCCGAAGCCAACGATCAGGGTTACCCGATTCTCGAGCACATCGGCCACATTGTGAGCGGCGAGATCATCTGGGCGCCGGCCATCGACGGCGGCTGCATTCTCTCGACGCGCGGCGGCGATTACGAGATGCACATTGGTCAGGACGTCTCCATTGGCTATCTCGATCACACGGCCACGACCGTTCGTCTGTACCTGGAAGAGACGTTTACGTTCCTGATGCTCACGGCGGAAGCGGGTGTTTCGGTGGGCAACGCCAAACCTGTCGGTGCGAGAAAGAAGTCGAAGTAACGCGTCTAACTCGCTGATGCAAAAAGAAAAACGGCTGAGGCGGAATTCCGCGCTCAGCCGTTTTTTCGTGGGCGTGTCGCCGTCGGGTTGTCTCGATCAGTTGGCCGCAGGCGACGACGCGCTCGCCGGTGCGCCACCGGTGGCCGGTTCGCCGAGCGTCGGCTTCTCGATCATCACCCGACGGTTGTCGCGCGCGATGATCTTCATCGGCAAGCCGAGCGTTTCGAGCACCGTAAACTTTTGCGGGTCGACCAGTGCAAGCGCCTTCGGCGCCGCCATCCAGACATCCACGAACTTCTCCAGCGTCGGTACCCAGCTATCGGGCGCTTGCGAGATGCCGAATTCCAGTTCGTCCTGTACCGCGACCATGATCATCGGTTGACGCAGGTAATACGGCATCGTGTGGTCGAGCGTGCCGACCGAGTAGAACGGCGTATCCGGCCCCAGCCGATCCATCTCGGCGCGCACCGCCGGCACCAGGTCGATGCCCGAGCTGGCGCGCCCGAAGGCTTCGTGACCGGAGCCGCCGATCATCGCAAAGGCCAGCCACGTCCCCGCGAACGCGATCAGGGCTTGCTTGGTGCTGCGCAGGCTCAGCCAGCGGGTAATGGCGATGCCGATCAGTCCCACGACGCTCGCGGCATACAGGTAGTTCGTGAAGGCTTGATAGGCCTGTACCGGATTGCGGCTGTCCGAGTGATGCGAGAGGAATACCAACCCTGTGACGATGGTCGCGATAAACAGCACGGCCGACACGACGAGGTGCTTGCGCAGCGACTCACGTGTCATGCCGGCCAGCCCGAGCCCGAACAGGAGGGCGATCGCGGGTACGATCGGCAGTACGTACGAAATGAGCTTCGAGTGCGAGAGCGAGAAGAAGCAGAAGATGAAGACGGCCCAGACCGAGATCATCAGCACCGGACGGAAGCCGTTCGCCTGACGTGGCACGGCGCGCGAGCCCGCAACCGCGCGGGGAATCATCGACAGCCAGGGCAGGAACCCGACGATCAGCACCGGCACGAAGTACCACAGCGCGCCCGGACGATTGTGGTCCGGCTTGAGGAAGCGGTTGAAGTGCTCGTTGATGAAGAAGAAGTCGAAGAACGACGGATTACGCGACATCACGGCGGCGAACCACGGCACGGTGACGGCGAGCAGCACGATCAGACCGCTCACGAGATGCAGCCGCTTCCACAGCGCCCAGTCGCGCGAAATCAGCGTGTAGATGACCAGGACAGCACCGGGGAGCACCACGCCGATCAGCCCTTTGCTCAGGATCGACAGGCCCATCGCCGCCCAGCACAGCCACATCCAGTTGCGCGTTTGCGTGTCGCTCAGTCCCGGACGCTGTGCCAGCAGCAGCGAGCACAACACCAGCGTCATCATGAACGACAGCCCCATGTCGAGCACGTTGAAGTGCCCCAGCAGGCTCCACAACGGGGCGCTCGCCAGCGCGAGTGCGGCGAAGAAACCCGCGCGCGCGCTGAACACCCTTCGCCCCGTGTAGCCGACGAGCAGCACGCCGCCGAAACCCGTGAGCGCCGTCCACAGACGGGCCTGCCAGTCTCCGAGACCGAAGATCATGAACGTCAGCGCGTTCATCCAGGTCTGGAGCGGCGGCTTTTCGAAGTACAGATAGCCGTTGTAGCGCGGCGTGACCCAGTCGCCCGTGGCCAGCATCTCGCGCGCCATCTCGGCGTAGCGGCCTTCGTCGCTGGGAATCAGATGGCGAAAGTTCAAGACGCCGAACCAGACGAGCGCGAACATCGCCAGCAGCCATAGCAGGGC harbors:
- a CDS encoding Dyp-type peroxidase → MIERPTSPPEPQPVSGKVTRSAIFLVATIRDDEAAHAAVRGWCADAAAYVRAVGKRVPTGNLSCVVGFSDNAWDRLFGAPRPAELHPFREFGSGKRHAPATPGDLLLHIRAEQMDLCFDLATLMLGKLGDAVTVVDEVHGFRYFDMRAMIGFVDGTENPEGQEALDFTVMGDEDPEFAGGSYVLVQKYLHDMTGWNALPVEVQERIIGRTKFSDVELDEDVKPSNSHSALTTLEVDGKEVKILRDNMPFGRPGSGEFGTFFIGYARSPWPIEQMLENMFVGKPPGNYDRLLDFSTAVTGGLFFVPSAGLLEALAERSPQAAAVESANVIQTLIDAQPSSVQVLDRSAATAATVRTTSHQASPAIADGSLQIGSLKGVSQA
- a CDS encoding family 1 encapsulin nanocompartment shell protein codes for the protein MNNLHRELAPISSAAWAQIEEEVARTFKRTVAARRVVDVKGPSGLALSGVGTGHQQPIDAPLDGVSARQREVLPLVVLRVPFELSREAIDDVERGANDSDWQPAKDAAIKLAYAEDRAIFDGYEAARITGVRQGSSNPVLPLPDDIADYPTVIAKALEQLRLEGVDGPYSVLLGADAYTAVAEANDQGYPILEHIGHIVSGEIIWAPAIDGGCILSTRGGDYEMHIGQDVSIGYLDHTATTVRLYLEETFTFLMLTAEAGVSVGNAKPVGARKKSK
- a CDS encoding glycosyltransferase family 39 protein gives rise to the protein MSTRPQRDAGLEPWPISPTALLWLLAMFALVWFGVLNFRHLIPSDEGRYAEMAREMLATGDWVTPRYNGYLYFEKPPLQTWMNALTFMIFGLGDWQARLWTALTGFGGVLLVGYTGRRVFSARAGFFAALALASAPLWSLLGHFNVLDMGLSFMMTLVLCSLLLAQRPGLSDTQTRNWMWLCWAAMGLSILSKGLIGVVLPGAVLVIYTLISRDWALWKRLHLVSGLIVLLAVTVPWFAAVMSRNPSFFDFFFINEHFNRFLKPDHNRPGALWYFVPVLIVGFLPWLSMIPRAVAGSRAVPRQANGFRPVLMISVWAVFIFCFFSLSHSKLISYVLPIVPAIALLFGLGLAGMTRESLRKHLVVSAVLFIATIVTGLVFLSHHSDSRNPVQAYQAFTNYLYAASVVGLIGIAITRWLSLRSTKQALIAFAGTWLAFAMIGGSGHEAFGRASSGIDLVPAVRAEMDRLGPDTPFYSVGTLDHTMPYYLRQPMIMVAVQDELEFGISQAPDSWVPTLEKFVDVWMAAPKALALVDPQKFTVLETLGLPMKIIARDNRRVMIEKPTLGEPATGGAPASASSPAAN